The Atlantibacter hermannii genomic interval GATCGTCAATCGTTTTACTTTTTGAATCGTACAGGGCTCGCATCATGCTTCCTCTTAGTTGTGGCCAGCCAGGGCGTCGTCAACGGCGTTACGGACAAACTCGACGTGGGGGCCGAACACCACATGAATATGGTTGCTGGAGGGGATAAATGTCCCCATCGAACCGGCGTCTTTCAGGATCGTCATATCCAGTTTCTTCTGATCGTTTAAATCAATGCGCAGACGTGAGACGCAGTTTTCCACGCGTTTGATATTGGCTTTACCGCCCAGGCCTTCAATAACCAGTTCAGCGACTTTGTCGTACTCTTTATTGTTAAGCAGCGTACTGTCGGCGATGTCCGCCTCGCGGCCCGGCGTCTTAATATCGAACTTGCCAATGGCGTAGCGGAAGACGAAATAGAACACCACGAAGTTGGCAATACCTAACAGGATCAGGTTCAACCAGCGGGTGTGCTCGTACATCAGGCCGAATATCCCGAAGTCGAAAATAGTGCCGCGAATATAGCCGACGGAAATATCCAGCAACTGCAACGGTATCGCCATCAGGCCGCAGAGCAGGGCGTAAACGATAAACAGTTTTGGCGCGATAAACAGGAAGGAGAATTCCAGCGGTTCGGTAATATTCCCCAGCACCGCAGTCAGTACCACCGTCAGGATCATCCCCTTGGCGAACTTCTTGTTCTTAAAGTAGGCCATGTGGTACATCGCCAGGCCAATTGCCGGGACGCGGAACAGGGTCGTGAGCATTTGGGTTGATGCCAGGTAGCTGGTCAGCGTGGGCATATATTGATCCCATGCAGGATGGTTTGGTCCAAGCTCAAACAGAATTTTATTAATCGCGGGTAAAATGCCGACATAGGTTTGCCCGTCAATTAAATAAGTACCGCCTGCTTCGGTGAATCGCACCGTTGAACTCAGAACATGGTGCAGACCAAAAGGAATTAATAACCGGTTAAGGGTCATATAAATCCCGGCACCAATATTCGGCGCCATTAAAATGGTCGAAATACTTTTCATCCCGGCAGTAAACAGATCCCAGATAAACGGAATAATTAATCCGATGGGAATGGCAAAGGCGATGGCCAGTATCGCCACCGATTTCTTGCCGCTAAAAAATGCAAATGCCAGGGGGAGTTGTAACCGGTAATAGCGGTCGGTGACTTTGGCGGCAAGCAATCCGGCAATAATCCCGCCGACAGCTTCGATTTTTAAGGTTTGCACCCCGAGCACCATGCCCTGGCCGACCAGCGCCAAATCGCCCTGTGCCAGTTGCCCGGTTAATTTCAAATGCACATGCATGGAAATTAACAGCGTTAAATAAGCGATGACGGAGGCAAATACCGCGATGCCTTTTTCTTTTTTCGACATCCCATAGGCAACACCCATCGCGAACAGCAGCGGGATATTCTGGAATACCACACTGCTGATGAGCCCCAGCGAGGAAAGCACCGCTTTAAAACCGGCATTTCCCAAAAAGGGCAGTTTCTCGATCATATAATTTTGGCCCAGCGCGCTGCTGATACCCATTACCATCCCTACCGGCGCAAGGACGGCGATAGGCAACAATAACGAGCGGCCGAACGTCTGTATTTCATTTTTAAAATTGGCGTTCATGACAATATCCCCGATAAGACCTCTTATTATCAAACACGCCAGGAGGGGGATCCCTCAAGGTCAAATAATGTCAGAACCAGGGCGCAAAATATGCCCATAAGAAAATGAGGCAGCGATCACGTTACGACTTGACGAAAATAAAAAGCAGGATCAAAAAAAGGAGCCCGCAGGCTCCTTTTAGCATTTATTAATGGTGATGTCGGTGTTTACCGCGCCCGCGATGGTCATCCCGGTCGCGCCAGCCTTCACGGTATCCACGCTCGTAAGCATTGCGCTCTTTATACCAGCCGCGATGCAGGCCATTATCATGTTTACGCCAGTAACCGCCGCGACGCTCATAATGATTGTGCCAGTAATCGCGATCGCGCCAGCGTCCGCCGTCCCAGTAGTTACCGTAATTATCACGATCGCCGATTTGTAATTTTATTGAGGGTAACAGGGTGATTTCACCTGCATTAGCCATCATTGGCGCTCCCGCCAGTAAAACGGCTGCAAGCAACAGTGACCTGAACATAGTTTTCTCCTTCACGATCGGGGCCGCAGACGGCCTGTTACAGCAATATTACGAGGTGGTAAACCCCTACATCTTCGCCACAACTCCGAATTCATTTCCGGGAGCACAAAATGTCAAAAAAAACCGTTACCCGTTGATGCGTCGTTAAGCCAGGATGTGCTCGATTTCCGCGCACTCCGCCGCGCTAAACTGGCGGTTCGCCAGCATCCCGACCGCATCCTCAATCTGGCTGGTTTTGCTGGCGCCAATCAGTACCGAGGTGACTTTATCGTCACGTAAAACCCAGGCCAGCGCCATTTGCGACAGCTTTTGACCACGCTGTTCCGCCAGCGCGTTGAGTTTATGCACCTTCGCCAGTTTCTCTTCCGTGAGCTGATCGGGATTAAGGAAACGGCTTACTGCTGGCGGCGCGGGAATCGGCCGGAATGCCGTTCAGATAACGGTCCGTGAGCTGCCCGCCCGCCAGCGGCGAAAACGCGATGCAACCGACGCCTTTTTCCTGCAATACGTCCAGCAGTTCAGCTTCCGGCCCGCGTTCAAACATCGAATATTTCGGCTGGTGGATTAAGCACGGCGTACCGAGATCGTTCAGGATATCCAGCGCCTCACGCGCCAGTTCGGCAGGATAATTTGACAGGCCGACATACAGCGCTTTCCCCTGACGAACCAGATGATCCAGCGCGCGCATGGTTTCCTGTAGCGGTGTTTCCGGGTCCGGGCGATGGTGATAAAAAATATCCACGTATTCGAGCCCCATACGCTTCAGGCTTTGATCCAGGCTGGCAATCAGGTATTTGCGCGACCCCCAGTCACCATAAGGGCCATCCCACATGGTGTATCCGGCTTTACTGGAAAAAATCAGTTCGTCGCGATAGGGGCGGAAATCTTC includes:
- the malX_1 gene encoding PTS system maltose and glucose-specific transporter subunit IICB, encoding MNANFKNEIQTFGRSLLLPIAVLAPVGMVMGISSALGQNYMIEKLPFLGNAGFKAVLSSLGLISSVVFQNIPLLFAMGVAYGMSKKEKGIAVFASVIAYLTLLISMHVHLKLTGQLAQGDLALVGQGMVLGVQTLKIEAVGGIIAGLLAAKVTDRYYRLQLPLAFAFFSGKKSVAILAIAFAIPIGLIIPFIWDLFTAGMKSISTILMAPNIGAGIYMTLNRLLIPFGLHHVLSSTVRFTEAGGTYLIDGQTYVGILPAINKILFELGPNHPAWDQYMPTLTSYLASTQMLTTLFRVPAIGLAMYHMAYFKNKKFAKGMILTVVLTAVLGNITEPLEFSFLFIAPKLFIVYALLCGLMAIPLQLLDISVGYIRGTIFDFGIFGLMYEHTRWLNLILLGIANFVVFYFVFRYAIGKFDIKTPGREADIADSTLLNNKEYDKVAELVIEGLGGKANIKRVENCVSRLRIDLNDQKKLDMTILKDAGSMGTFIPSSNHIHVVFGPHVEFVRNAVDDALAGHN
- a CDS encoding periplasmic protein YaaX; amino-acid sequence: MFRSLLLAAVLLAGAPMMANAGEITLLPSIKLQIGDRDNYGNYWDGGRWRDRDYWHNHYERRGGYWRKHDNGLHRGWYKERNAYERGYREGWRDRDDHRGRGKHRHHH
- the yghZ_1 gene encoding putative aldo/keto reductase; amino-acid sequence: MHKLNALAEQRGQKLSQMALAWVLRDDKVTSVLIGASKTSQIEDAVGMLANRQFSAAECAEIEHILA
- the yghZ_2 gene encoding putative aldo/keto reductase — translated: MVYQADPTRYQTMAFRRCGRSGLKLPAVSLGLWHNFGDTTLVDNSRQLLRRAFDLGITHFDLANNYGPPPGSAEIHFGRIFQEDFRPYRDELIFSSKAGYTMWDGPYGDWGSRKYLIASLDQSLKRMGLEYVDIFYHHRPDPETPLQETMRALDHLVRQGKALYVGLSNYPAELAREALDILNDLGTPCLIHQPKYSMFERGPEAELLDVLQEKGVGCIAFSPLAGGQLTDRYLNGIPADSRAASSKPFP